In Microbacterium galbinum, a single window of DNA contains:
- a CDS encoding MFS transporter yields the protein MSDPVKSESLWQRLLRRFRPAPTEPRRLTVDDVTVVDRPMLRRAVAGTVVGNLMEWYDIGVYGYLAVIIGRAFLPDASAGAQSLFSLGVFAVTFVARPLGGIVLGQLGDRMGRQRVLAFTLIMMAAATFLIGVLPDFSVIGVWAPILLIVLKLAQGFSTGGEYAGATTFITEYAPDKRRGFYASLLDLGSYMGFAIGAAFVSILQLTLSADVMQGFAWRIPFLVALPLGLIAIYFRLKIEDTPAFQEAQDAAAHAADEAQAAADAPKGVIALIRAYWRELLTAFVLVAAANTVGYALTSYMPTYLTGTLGYDEVHGTLLTLPVLVAMALCIPLTGRLSDRIGRKKVLFIGSTSAIVLAVPAFLFMMHGEIWSTVLGLVLLAFPVTFYVANLASSLPALFPTSSRYGGMGISYNLAVALFAGTAPVVMEALVQMTGSSLAPAFYVIGTSIAGFIAVVVLKESARRPLPGAMPSVQTEQEAIELVEGQDDNPDLDLDELFPERVEQAADAAGDADGAEPAEPEKV from the coding sequence ATGTCCGATCCCGTGAAGAGCGAATCCCTCTGGCAGCGGCTGCTCCGCCGCTTCCGACCGGCGCCCACCGAACCGCGTCGGCTCACGGTCGACGACGTGACGGTGGTCGATCGCCCCATGCTCCGACGGGCGGTCGCCGGAACCGTGGTCGGCAACCTCATGGAGTGGTACGACATCGGCGTCTACGGCTACCTGGCGGTGATCATCGGACGGGCGTTCCTGCCGGATGCCTCGGCCGGGGCGCAGTCGCTCTTCTCGCTCGGCGTTTTCGCCGTGACCTTCGTCGCGCGCCCGCTCGGCGGCATCGTGCTCGGCCAGCTCGGTGACCGGATGGGGCGTCAGCGCGTGCTCGCCTTCACGCTCATCATGATGGCCGCCGCGACGTTCCTCATCGGTGTACTGCCCGACTTCTCGGTCATCGGGGTCTGGGCGCCCATCCTGCTGATCGTGCTCAAGCTCGCGCAGGGCTTCTCCACCGGCGGCGAGTACGCCGGGGCGACGACCTTCATCACCGAGTACGCGCCCGACAAGCGACGCGGGTTCTACGCCTCGCTGCTCGACCTCGGCTCCTACATGGGCTTCGCGATCGGCGCGGCGTTCGTCTCGATCCTCCAGCTCACGCTGTCGGCCGACGTCATGCAGGGCTTCGCCTGGCGCATCCCGTTCCTGGTCGCGCTGCCGCTGGGTCTCATCGCCATCTACTTCCGACTCAAGATCGAAGACACCCCCGCTTTCCAGGAAGCGCAGGATGCCGCGGCCCACGCCGCCGACGAAGCGCAGGCCGCGGCCGATGCGCCCAAGGGTGTCATCGCCCTCATCCGCGCGTACTGGCGCGAGCTGCTCACGGCCTTCGTGCTCGTCGCCGCGGCGAACACCGTCGGCTACGCGCTCACCTCGTACATGCCCACGTACCTCACCGGAACCCTCGGCTACGACGAGGTGCACGGCACGCTGCTGACGCTCCCGGTGCTCGTGGCGATGGCCCTCTGCATCCCGCTCACCGGTCGGCTCTCCGACCGCATCGGCCGCAAGAAGGTGCTGTTCATCGGCTCGACCTCGGCGATCGTGCTCGCGGTGCCCGCGTTCCTGTTCATGATGCACGGCGAGATCTGGTCGACCGTTCTGGGCCTCGTGCTGCTCGCGTTCCCGGTGACGTTCTACGTCGCCAACCTCGCCTCCTCGCTGCCGGCGCTCTTCCCGACGTCGTCGCGCTACGGCGGCATGGGCATCTCGTACAACCTGGCGGTGGCGCTGTTCGCCGGCACGGCGCCGGTCGTGATGGAGGCGCTCGTGCAGATGACGGGTTCGTCGCTCGCGCCAGCGTTCTACGTGATCGGCACGTCGATCGCCGGGTTCATCGCGGTGGTCGTGCTCAAGGAGTCGGCGCGCCGACCGCTGCCCGGCGCGATGCCGAGCGTGCAGACCGAGCAGGAGGCCATCGAGCTCGTCGAGGGTCAGGACGACAACCCCGACCTCGACCTCGACGAGCTGTTCCCCGAGCGGGTCGAGCAGGCAGCGGATGCCGCGGGTGACGCCGACGGCGCCGAGCCGGCCGAGCCCGAGAAGGTCTGA
- a CDS encoding SDR family oxidoreductase: MTELTQPTGREDDLRAIPRDDGSAPVALVLGATGYIGGRLTPRLLNAGYRVRVLARDAARAASFPWGPDCEIVEGSADDADAVAEAMRDVDVVYYLIHSMGAGKDFEEADERAAQTVADSAATAGARRIVYLGGLHPDDVKLSPHLRSRVRVGEVFLESGVPTLVLQAGVVIGSGSASFEMIRHLTEVLPYMPAPKWVRNHIQPIAIRDVLHYLLGAARVDESVNRAVDIGGPDVLRYGQMMNGYAVEAGLPQRAIAALPVLTPGLASHWVNLVTPVPRSIARPLVASLQNECVVKNRDVDDLIPRPTGGLTPYRRAVALAIGRSNNDTIETSWQDAEVSGAPSDPLPSDPDWAGRTVFTDARSLETTASVDQLWRVILGIGGSNGWYSSPFLWAVRGLMDRLVGGVGLRRGRRSRTDARVGDAIDFWRVEAVEAPGTTTDASPASGGLLRLRAEMKVPGSAWLELRALPEGTGARYEQRAVFFPRGLSGRLYWLAVLPFHGAIFAGMAARITATAEGAEE; the protein is encoded by the coding sequence ATGACCGAGCTCACCCAGCCCACCGGACGCGAAGACGACCTGCGCGCGATCCCCCGAGACGACGGCAGCGCCCCCGTCGCCCTGGTCCTCGGGGCGACCGGGTACATCGGCGGACGCCTCACCCCGCGCCTGCTCAACGCCGGGTACCGCGTGCGGGTTCTGGCGCGCGACGCGGCCCGCGCGGCATCCTTCCCCTGGGGTCCGGACTGCGAGATCGTCGAGGGCTCGGCCGACGATGCGGATGCCGTGGCCGAGGCCATGCGCGACGTCGATGTCGTCTACTACCTGATCCACTCGATGGGCGCCGGCAAGGACTTCGAAGAGGCCGACGAGCGCGCGGCGCAGACGGTGGCGGATTCCGCGGCGACGGCCGGGGCCCGCCGCATCGTGTACCTCGGCGGACTGCATCCCGACGACGTGAAGCTGTCGCCGCACCTGCGTTCGCGCGTGCGGGTGGGCGAGGTGTTCCTCGAATCGGGAGTGCCGACGCTCGTGCTGCAGGCCGGGGTCGTGATCGGGTCGGGCTCGGCGTCGTTCGAGATGATCCGTCACCTCACCGAGGTGCTGCCGTACATGCCCGCCCCGAAGTGGGTGCGCAATCACATCCAGCCGATCGCGATCCGCGACGTGCTGCACTATCTGCTCGGCGCGGCACGGGTCGACGAGAGCGTGAACCGGGCGGTCGACATCGGCGGACCCGACGTGCTGCGCTACGGGCAGATGATGAACGGCTACGCGGTCGAGGCCGGACTCCCCCAACGCGCGATCGCCGCCCTCCCCGTGCTCACCCCGGGTCTCGCCTCGCACTGGGTGAACCTCGTGACGCCGGTGCCGCGCTCGATCGCGCGCCCGCTCGTCGCCTCGCTGCAGAACGAGTGCGTCGTGAAGAACCGCGACGTCGACGACCTCATCCCGCGGCCGACGGGCGGCCTGACCCCGTATCGCCGGGCCGTCGCGCTCGCGATCGGCCGGTCGAACAACGACACGATCGAGACCAGCTGGCAGGATGCCGAGGTCTCGGGCGCACCGAGCGACCCGCTGCCGAGCGACCCCGACTGGGCCGGGCGCACGGTGTTCACGGATGCACGGTCGCTCGAGACGACGGCATCCGTCGATCAGCTGTGGCGCGTGATCCTGGGCATCGGCGGATCGAACGGCTGGTACTCGTCGCCGTTCCTGTGGGCGGTGCGCGGTCTCATGGACCGCCTCGTCGGCGGGGTCGGCCTGCGCCGCGGACGCCGCAGCCGCACCGACGCCCGGGTCGGCGACGCGATCGATTTCTGGCGCGTCGAGGCCGTCGAGGCACCGGGCACGACGACGGATGCCTCACCCGCCAGCGGAGGGCTGCTGCGGCTGCGCGCCGAGATGAAGGTGCCGGGCTCGGCCTGGCTCGAGCTGCGCGCCCTGCCGGAGGGGACGGGCGCCCGGTACGAGCAGCGGGCGGTGTTCTTCCCGCGCGGGCTGAGCGGACGTCTGTACTGGCTCGCGGTGCTGCCGTTCCACGGTGCGATCTTCGCCGGCATGGCCGCCCGCATCACCGCCACGGCGGAGGGTGCGGAGGAGTAG
- a CDS encoding CsbD family protein yields the protein MGLDDKIKNAAEDIAGKAKEAAGKVTGNEKLEAEGKADQAKADVKKAGENVKDAFNN from the coding sequence ATGGGACTCGACGACAAGATCAAGAACGCCGCAGAGGACATCGCCGGTAAGGCGAAGGAGGCTGCGGGCAAGGTGACCGGCAACGAGAAGCTCGAGGCCGAGGGCAAGGCCGATCAGGCCAAGGCCGACGTGAAGAAGGCGGGCGAGAACGTCAAGGACGCCTTCAACAACTGA